A portion of the Sulfurospirillum diekertiae genome contains these proteins:
- a CDS encoding type IV pilus twitching motility protein PilT, with protein MSSLNIKALLKNVVAYKASDLHLVGRSEPQIRIDGKLVPLDMEKLNGTTIEELCYTLITDKQKKKLEEEKELDFAIMFPDIGRFRANYYYTINSELAAAFRIIPIDIPSLDDLNAPIVFKELVQREKGLILVTGPTGSGKSTTLAALLNEVNLFEHRHVITIEDPVEFIHTNKKCLFSHRNVGEDTKSFGRALKFSLREDPDIILVGEMRDQETISTAITAAETGHLVLGTLHTNSAVQTINRIVDSFEGAEQVQVRNMLATSLYAVISQSLLPKVGGGRVAIHEVMINNSAIANLIRENKIHQIYSQMQLNQQKTGMITQTQAMMKSLRANLITKDDAIRYSTQPQELLNNMGM; from the coding sequence ATGAGTTCACTCAATATCAAAGCATTATTAAAAAACGTGGTAGCCTATAAAGCATCAGATTTACATCTTGTTGGGCGTAGCGAACCACAAATTAGAATTGATGGAAAACTTGTTCCTCTTGATATGGAAAAACTAAATGGTACAACCATTGAAGAACTCTGTTATACTCTTATTACCGATAAGCAAAAGAAAAAACTTGAAGAAGAAAAAGAGCTTGATTTTGCAATCATGTTCCCTGATATTGGCCGTTTTCGTGCAAACTATTATTACACGATCAATAGTGAACTTGCCGCAGCATTTAGGATTATTCCTATTGATATTCCATCCTTAGATGATTTAAATGCTCCCATTGTTTTTAAAGAGCTTGTTCAGCGAGAAAAAGGACTTATTCTTGTCACTGGACCTACAGGAAGTGGTAAATCAACGACACTGGCCGCTCTTTTAAATGAAGTTAACCTCTTTGAACATCGCCATGTTATTACTATCGAAGATCCTGTCGAATTTATTCATACCAATAAAAAATGTCTTTTTTCACACCGAAATGTGGGTGAAGATACCAAAAGTTTTGGTAGAGCGCTCAAATTTTCACTCCGTGAAGATCCTGATATTATCCTCGTGGGTGAGATGCGTGACCAAGAAACTATCAGTACGGCCATTACGGCTGCTGAAACAGGACACTTGGTTTTAGGGACACTGCATACCAATTCAGCAGTCCAAACCATCAATAGAATTGTTGATAGTTTTGAAGGAGCTGAACAAGTACAAGTACGTAATATGCTTGCAACATCCCTATATGCTGTCATTTCACAAAGTTTGCTCCCTAAAGTAGGAGGAGGAAGAGTTGCTATCCATGAAGTTATGATTAATAATTCAGCTATTGCCAACTTAATTCGTGAAAATAAAATTCATCAGATTTATTCGCAAATGCAACTTAACCAACAAAAAACAGGCATGATTACTCAAACACAAGCAATGATGAAAAGCCTTAGAGCCAATCTTATTACTAAAGATGATGCCATCCGTTACTCTACCCAGCCACAAGAACTTCTCAATAATATGGGGATGTAA
- the gatC gene encoding Asp-tRNA(Asn)/Glu-tRNA(Gln) amidotransferase subunit GatC, producing MKIDNELLQKLERLSSLKISDEKREGVISQLSEIVSFVENLNELTLDGEEATFTTLAGGTPFREDIPNVNHEIIKTILQHAPQSESGFFVVPKIIE from the coding sequence ATGAAAATTGATAATGAACTACTTCAAAAATTGGAAAGACTCTCCTCTTTAAAAATTAGTGATGAAAAGAGAGAAGGTGTCATTAGTCAACTCAGTGAAATTGTCTCTTTTGTTGAAAATCTTAATGAACTCACTCTGGATGGTGAAGAAGCAACCTTTACAACACTTGCAGGTGGTACACCATTTCGTGAAGACATCCCTAATGTCAATCATGAAATTATTAAAACTATTTTACAACATGCACCACAAAGCGAAAGTGGCTTTTTTGTCGTTCCAAAAATCATTGAATAA
- a CDS encoding outer membrane protein assembly factor BamB family protein, whose protein sequence is MRYAKIAFSLLALLLVVSGCGTKRQYFEPESLSGKVSYDDSLPGTIIDAVRDGATLSNGQVITKNGLTNVILPEGFVYLSEDKGRYVAASKCGALQIVDANKKVLFSKECSVAVASAALKGNLLALVLGSNELVIIDINDGKEMMHLRQDNVYVLDSRIASPYFLGDLIVFPTLDGKLLIVDQQTKKPIRDVVVSNEKFFGNIIYLQVLGDRLVAATKSKVVSISPKAISFLETEVKDVIVLENRIFVFTKDGRVILTDADLKTLKERKFPFATFSGTIYGDFIYMIEKGGYVIATDLDLISTNVYKLPDSIESHVFTTGDALYYKNHFFKLNRKK, encoded by the coding sequence ATGAGATACGCAAAAATTGCCTTTTCACTTTTGGCTTTATTATTGGTTGTAAGCGGCTGTGGTACAAAACGACAATACTTTGAACCAGAATCACTTTCTGGAAAAGTCAGTTATGATGATTCATTGCCTGGAACAATTATAGATGCAGTAAGAGATGGCGCAACATTGTCTAATGGCCAAGTGATAACCAAAAATGGTCTGACAAATGTCATTTTACCAGAAGGTTTTGTTTACCTCTCTGAAGATAAAGGTCGTTATGTTGCGGCTTCTAAGTGTGGTGCTTTACAAATTGTCGATGCCAATAAAAAAGTTCTTTTTTCTAAAGAATGTAGTGTTGCTGTAGCTTCTGCAGCGCTCAAAGGAAATCTTTTAGCACTTGTTTTGGGTTCTAATGAACTTGTGATTATTGATATTAATGATGGCAAAGAGATGATGCATTTAAGACAAGATAATGTGTATGTTTTAGATTCTCGCATTGCTTCTCCATACTTTTTGGGTGATTTGATTGTTTTCCCAACACTTGATGGTAAATTGCTAATTGTTGATCAACAAACTAAAAAACCAATCCGTGATGTTGTTGTAAGTAATGAAAAGTTTTTTGGTAATATTATTTATCTTCAAGTTTTAGGTGATCGTTTGGTTGCTGCAACAAAAAGTAAAGTTGTTTCCATTAGTCCAAAAGCTATCAGTTTTTTAGAAACTGAGGTAAAAGACGTGATTGTTCTTGAAAATCGTATCTTTGTTTTCACCAAAGATGGACGTGTCATTCTTACCGATGCAGATCTTAAAACACTTAAAGAACGCAAATTCCCATTTGCAACTTTTTCTGGAACCATTTACGGTGATTTTATCTATATGATTGAAAAAGGTGGCTATGTCATTGCGACAGACTTAGATCTTATCTCAACGAATGTTTATAAACTTCCTGACAGTATAGAAAGCCATGTCTTTACAACGGGTGATGCCCTTTATTATAAAAATCACTTTTTCAAACTAAATCGTAAAAAATAA
- the hisG gene encoding ATP phosphoribosyltransferase, translating into MLTVALPKGRIAEETLEIFEKIFGTAFRFDDRKLILEADGFRFLLVRNQDVPAYVLHQSADIGVVGLDVLEEKDEDLLRLLDLGIGKCKVCVGIQEGKTIDYRAPELKVATKMTNITQKYFSKKAMAVDIIKLYGSIELAPLVGLSDVIVDIVETGSTMKQNGLKVVETILDSSAYLIANKNSFIEKKEEITSLYYKINEVIQKRSC; encoded by the coding sequence ATGTTAACAGTGGCATTGCCAAAAGGCAGAATTGCAGAAGAGACGTTAGAAATTTTTGAGAAAATTTTTGGAACAGCATTTCGTTTTGATGATCGTAAACTAATTTTGGAAGCAGATGGTTTCCGATTTTTATTGGTTCGAAATCAAGATGTTCCAGCCTATGTTTTGCATCAATCTGCAGATATTGGTGTAGTTGGGTTGGATGTGTTAGAAGAAAAAGATGAGGATCTTTTACGTTTACTTGATCTTGGTATTGGAAAATGTAAAGTATGTGTCGGTATTCAAGAGGGCAAAACGATTGATTATCGTGCTCCAGAACTGAAAGTTGCTACAAAAATGACCAATATTACCCAAAAATATTTTTCCAAAAAAGCGATGGCAGTTGACATTATTAAACTGTATGGTTCTATCGAATTAGCCCCTCTCGTAGGGCTTTCAGATGTTATCGTTGATATTGTTGAAACAGGTAGCACAATGAAGCAAAATGGACTTAAGGTTGTTGAAACAATTTTAGATTCTTCGGCATATTTAATTGCAAATAAAAATAGTTTTATTGAAAAGAAAGAGGAAATTACTTCATTGTATTATAAGATAAATGAAGTGATACAAAAACGTAGTTGCTGA
- a CDS encoding response regulator yields the protein MGKQLKILAVDDDFINLKLISSMLRKNTHVGVIIEATNGLDAINILKMQGDIDLVLLDIKMPVMDGIEFLTNIQSMIEFKKLPVIVLTTDETRKHEAFDHGAFDFLVKPIREHDLSSKIAKVADLF from the coding sequence ATGGGAAAACAATTGAAGATTTTAGCGGTTGATGATGATTTTATTAATCTAAAACTCATTAGTTCAATGCTACGCAAGAATACACATGTAGGCGTTATTATTGAAGCTACCAATGGATTAGATGCTATCAATATCCTAAAGATGCAAGGAGATATTGATCTCGTATTACTTGATATCAAAATGCCTGTTATGGATGGTATTGAATTTTTAACGAATATTCAATCTATGATAGAATTTAAAAAACTTCCTGTCATTGTTTTAACTACCGATGAAACTCGCAAACATGAAGCCTTTGATCATGGCGCTTTTGATTTTTTAGTTAAACCTATTAGAGAGCATGATCTCAGCAGTAAAATAGCGAAAGTTGCTGATCTATTTTGA
- a CDS encoding ATP-binding protein, translating to MKLTTQHTLRLISQYPLIILFIFSSYFLFLSYKQFDTTLTLKNKIESTRVLSTLSIELAKERGLSASYISSQGSIAKESLQEQRVAVTKAITEFHNFYQTHEVTPNIKNTILYLNKVGDMRQAVDKFSIDFNKMFFDYYSQVNTFLLKELETLGTINSNSNISNLTYSLISAYKNIEYLGQERGFVSKILSQYVPFSPKDLEIWISIFGVSNIFDHTTINDQGTRTQIETLYKLPENIKLDEEITQVKAELITAAQSGEYLIDPTLWFGLLTKKIDILDKSAQIIKASLNVEEKNYDTQNMGQLIGAGLTWIISIILMFLGLGLSGQFRKNVQGLENIFTRVEELAETKEKVDFNTAEGMNVAYGIIDRAIENIAKEKKNAEEASAAKSIFLANMSHEIRTPLNGIIGFTELLKNSDLDEEKREFVDVIEKSSENLLAIINNILDLSKVESNKIEIDEILFSPIDEFENAVEVYGPKAAEKNIQLSLYIDPSLHNYLKSDAVKIKEVLINLMSNAVKFTPNNGQITVEIKRVDNAPLDKARVLFSVQDSGIGINKDKIEGIFDAFNQADSTITRKFGGTGLGLTISSKYIALMGGRLEVESDEGKGSRFFFVLDLLESSSSGTDYKDHFNDFNCAIYSPLNSNKAHTEFMYDYFTYFGAHAKYYTDFPALKNLIFKAGSNIIVADYNNLTKEELEEYKKIKLPIILIFKSSQQVKYNEFNTKYITPIYEPINVSKLVRALESKREFLPAKEDRIEPQPLPKVTFGKKFKANVLVAEDNEINQKLIRRTLEDLGLNITIVPNGLQAVERRRNDNFDMIFMDIAMPVMDGIEATHKILEYEEKNHLPHIPIVAITANALKGDRERFMKEGLDEYITKPIKKDSIISILNLFIQDKIDFAAQEEVPSVDVKQAAVEHQPIETNMPLLSEEVPHLSTSIEDMQTPITEEKSNESIVPTIEIKDVLVLKKSPIETKIFTSVLSKMCEYVESATSYNDFKQKIGSKHYKVILFDKEMLLDDIEIFSTWIQSTEKEHNVGKIHTIMFIDPKDKNQDTTVAFDAILPNQISKKRP from the coding sequence ATGAAATTAACGACTCAGCATACTTTAAGACTTATCAGTCAATATCCTCTGATTATTCTTTTTATTTTTTCCAGTTACTTTCTCTTCTTATCATACAAACAATTTGATACAACGTTAACACTGAAAAATAAAATAGAAAGTACCAGAGTTTTAAGCACACTCTCTATTGAGCTTGCAAAAGAGAGAGGACTGAGCGCTTCTTATATTTCAAGTCAAGGAAGTATTGCAAAAGAATCTCTCCAAGAACAACGCGTAGCTGTTACAAAAGCCATTACAGAATTTCATAACTTTTATCAAACACATGAAGTAACACCAAATATTAAAAATACTATCCTCTACCTTAACAAGGTTGGTGATATGCGTCAAGCAGTCGATAAATTTTCGATTGACTTTAATAAAATGTTCTTTGATTACTATAGTCAGGTTAATACATTTCTCTTAAAAGAGCTTGAGACACTTGGAACCATCAATTCCAACTCCAATATCTCGAACCTCACATACTCCTTAATTTCTGCCTACAAAAATATTGAATACTTAGGACAAGAAAGAGGTTTCGTTTCTAAAATCCTCAGTCAATATGTCCCTTTTAGCCCTAAGGATCTTGAAATTTGGATTAGTATTTTTGGTGTTTCCAATATTTTTGATCATACTACTATTAATGACCAAGGAACACGCACACAAATTGAAACGCTTTATAAACTCCCAGAGAATATTAAACTTGATGAGGAAATCACCCAAGTAAAGGCTGAACTTATTACAGCGGCACAAAGCGGCGAATACTTAATCGACCCTACGCTCTGGTTTGGTCTCTTAACGAAAAAAATTGATATTCTTGACAAATCTGCTCAAATTATTAAAGCTTCTCTTAATGTAGAAGAAAAAAACTATGATACTCAAAATATGGGTCAATTGATTGGTGCAGGGCTTACATGGATTATTTCCATCATTTTGATGTTCTTAGGACTAGGACTTTCAGGACAATTTAGAAAGAATGTTCAAGGCCTTGAAAATATCTTTACACGTGTTGAAGAGCTTGCCGAAACAAAAGAAAAAGTTGACTTTAATACAGCGGAAGGTATGAACGTTGCCTACGGTATTATCGATCGAGCCATTGAAAACATTGCCAAAGAAAAGAAAAATGCGGAAGAAGCCAGTGCTGCAAAAAGTATCTTCTTAGCTAATATGTCCCATGAGATTAGAACGCCGCTTAATGGTATTATTGGATTTACAGAACTTTTGAAAAATTCTGATCTCGATGAAGAAAAACGCGAATTTGTGGATGTTATTGAAAAAAGTTCTGAAAACCTTTTAGCCATTATTAATAATATTCTTGACCTTTCTAAAGTGGAAAGCAATAAAATTGAAATCGACGAAATTCTCTTCTCCCCTATTGATGAGTTTGAGAATGCCGTTGAAGTGTATGGACCTAAAGCTGCTGAGAAAAATATTCAGCTCTCCTTGTATATTGACCCTAGCTTACACAATTATCTTAAAAGTGATGCTGTTAAGATCAAAGAAGTGCTCATCAATCTGATGAGTAATGCTGTTAAATTTACTCCAAACAATGGTCAAATCACGGTAGAAATCAAACGTGTCGATAATGCACCGCTTGATAAAGCTCGCGTACTCTTTAGTGTACAAGATTCAGGTATTGGTATTAACAAAGATAAAATCGAAGGTATTTTTGATGCCTTTAATCAAGCTGATTCTACAATTACACGAAAGTTTGGAGGTACAGGACTTGGCCTAACCATCTCATCAAAATATATTGCTCTTATGGGTGGTCGTTTAGAAGTTGAAAGTGACGAAGGTAAAGGTAGCCGCTTCTTCTTTGTATTAGACCTTTTAGAGTCAAGTTCAAGCGGTACCGACTATAAAGATCATTTCAATGACTTTAACTGTGCCATCTATTCACCTCTAAATAGTAATAAAGCACACACTGAGTTTATGTATGATTACTTTACTTATTTTGGAGCACATGCAAAATACTATACAGATTTTCCTGCACTTAAAAATCTTATCTTTAAAGCAGGAAGCAATATCATCGTCGCTGATTATAACAATCTGACCAAAGAAGAGCTTGAAGAGTATAAAAAAATCAAGTTACCTATTATTCTAATCTTTAAATCTTCTCAACAGGTTAAGTACAATGAGTTTAATACGAAATACATTACACCAATTTATGAGCCAATCAACGTATCAAAACTTGTTAGAGCGTTAGAATCCAAACGCGAATTTTTACCTGCAAAAGAAGACCGTATTGAGCCACAACCATTGCCAAAAGTTACTTTTGGCAAGAAATTTAAAGCAAATGTACTTGTTGCCGAAGATAATGAGATTAATCAAAAATTAATTCGAAGAACATTAGAAGATTTAGGCCTTAATATTACGATTGTACCTAATGGTCTTCAAGCTGTAGAACGCCGACGTAATGACAATTTTGATATGATCTTTATGGATATTGCGATGCCCGTTATGGATGGTATTGAAGCAACGCATAAAATTCTCGAATATGAAGAAAAAAACCATCTCCCCCATATTCCTATTGTTGCAATTACTGCTAATGCACTCAAAGGTGATCGCGAGCGTTTTATGAAAGAAGGGTTGGATGAATACATCACCAAACCAATCAAAAAAGACAGCATTATTAGTATTCTTAACCTCTTTATTCAAGATAAAATTGATTTTGCAGCTCAAGAGGAAGTTCCTTCGGTAGACGTCAAACAAGCTGCAGTAGAGCATCAGCCTATTGAGACAAATATGCCTCTTCTATCTGAAGAAGTCCCTCATTTGTCAACAAGCATCGAAGATATGCAAACCCCTATTACTGAAGAGAAAAGTAATGAGTCAATCGTTCCAACCATTGAAATCAAAGATGTACTTGTTTTGAAGAAAAGCCCTATTGAAACGAAAATATTTACAAGTGTTTTAAGTAAAATGTGTGAATACGTTGAATCAGCAACTTCATACAATGATTTTAAACAAAAAATTGGATCAAAACACTACAAAGTTATTCTTTTTGATAAAGAGATGCTTCTTGATGATATAGAAATATTTTCAACATGGATTCAGTCAACTGAAAAAGAACATAATGTAGGCAAAATCCATACAATTATGTTTATTGATCCAAAAGACAAAAATCAAGATACCACCGTTGCCTTTGATGCTATTTTACCAAATCAAATTAGCAAAAAAAGACCTTGA
- a CDS encoding sel1 repeat family protein — protein sequence MNKLILGLLLPLSFLFADSFRDAMMEYKSGNFTHAKELFELSIKKENSVQGYFYLGKMYLYGEGVEANPALAIPYLEQAVMKGNIKAKCYLAEAYLKNKVKHDEAVSLLNQGAKDSVTCKDIASTYNILLNS from the coding sequence ATGAATAAACTGATATTGGGCCTTCTTTTACCTCTATCTTTCTTATTTGCAGATAGCTTTCGAGATGCAATGATGGAGTATAAAAGTGGTAACTTCACACATGCTAAAGAGCTATTTGAACTCTCGATTAAGAAAGAAAATTCAGTGCAAGGATATTTTTACCTTGGCAAAATGTATCTTTACGGTGAAGGCGTTGAAGCCAACCCAGCACTTGCTATTCCCTACTTAGAACAAGCGGTGATGAAAGGCAATATTAAGGCAAAATGTTACCTTGCCGAAGCCTATCTTAAAAATAAAGTCAAACATGATGAGGCTGTTTCCCTCCTCAACCAAGGGGCAAAAGATAGCGTTACATGTAAAGACATTGCTTCTACTTACAATATACTACTAAACAGTTAA
- the uvrC gene encoding excinuclease ABC subunit UvrC, translating into MLAQKLKNAPHNAGIYQYFNAQGMLLYVGKAKSIKNRVKSYFRFSGELSAAPNLSPRIAKMISEVENVEYIVVQSEHDALILENSLIKQLKPKYNILLRDDKTYPYIAINLSEDFPRFEITRKIINDKNIKYFGPLSGSAKALLDALYLAFPLVQKKGCLKGKKACLFYQINRCLAPCEQKIDTETYAQIVQEALESLNDQKKLVNLLHVKMEEASMKLNFEEAAKLRDIINSIKDALHVTHVELSKLEDYDVFAVEIMEKTAVIMRLFIRGGKIVSTSHTLMHNAYGFEKEELYQRALFEFYNPMNQTFAKQILIAESFNEQDDMSHFLSEKFGQKITISVPKRGEKLHLTSMAQENAKTILIQHSTKNNTSLAEQMQVLFDFVALPKRIEIFDNSHLGGKSPVGGMVVWDEGFDKSSYRRYELHHSDEYAQMREMLERRMNDFSKESAPDLWVLDGGETILKLAKSLLSQKGVQVDLLAIAKEKRDAKANRSKGAAHDLLYNQNQSFELPPSDKRLQFIQRLRDEAHRFAITYHQKKKRGRDMSLELQTIEGVGAATIKKLLLYFGTFEAIYNASQEELEVTVGKKLGANLFLGLKK; encoded by the coding sequence ATGCTAGCTCAAAAACTTAAAAACGCTCCGCACAATGCGGGAATTTATCAATATTTTAACGCGCAAGGCATGCTACTTTACGTTGGTAAAGCCAAAAGCATTAAAAATCGCGTGAAGAGTTATTTTCGCTTCTCAGGCGAACTCTCTGCTGCTCCCAATCTCTCACCCCGCATTGCGAAGATGATCAGTGAAGTTGAAAATGTCGAGTACATCGTCGTTCAAAGCGAACATGACGCACTCATTTTGGAAAATTCGCTCATTAAACAGCTCAAACCCAAATATAACATTTTATTGCGCGATGATAAAACCTACCCTTATATTGCGATCAATCTCTCCGAAGATTTCCCTCGTTTTGAGATCACACGGAAGATTATTAACGATAAAAATATCAAATATTTCGGCCCGCTTTCAGGTTCGGCCAAAGCACTCTTAGATGCACTGTATTTAGCCTTTCCTTTGGTGCAAAAAAAGGGGTGTTTGAAGGGTAAAAAAGCGTGTCTTTTTTATCAGATTAACCGCTGTTTAGCGCCCTGTGAACAAAAGATAGATACCGAAACGTACGCTCAAATCGTTCAAGAAGCACTCGAATCACTCAACGATCAAAAGAAGCTTGTGAATCTTTTACATGTAAAGATGGAAGAGGCTTCGATGAAGCTCAATTTTGAAGAGGCGGCGAAACTGCGAGACATCATAAACTCGATCAAAGATGCTTTACATGTAACGCATGTGGAACTCTCAAAATTGGAAGATTACGATGTTTTTGCCGTTGAAATTATGGAGAAAACAGCGGTCATTATGCGTCTGTTTATTCGTGGTGGCAAGATTGTCTCGACATCGCACACGCTGATGCACAATGCGTACGGTTTTGAAAAAGAGGAGCTCTATCAGCGCGCACTCTTTGAGTTTTATAACCCGATGAACCAAACCTTCGCCAAGCAAATTCTCATCGCAGAATCCTTTAATGAACAAGACGATATGAGTCACTTTTTAAGTGAAAAATTTGGCCAAAAGATCACGATCAGCGTTCCCAAGCGCGGTGAAAAACTGCATTTAACCTCTATGGCACAAGAAAACGCTAAGACGATTTTAATCCAACACAGCACGAAAAACAACACCTCTCTCGCCGAACAGATGCAAGTTCTATTTGATTTCGTTGCTCTTCCCAAACGCATTGAAATTTTTGACAACTCTCATCTTGGCGGCAAATCCCCCGTCGGAGGCATGGTTGTGTGGGACGAAGGGTTTGATAAATCCAGCTACCGTCGCTATGAGCTTCACCACAGCGATGAATATGCCCAAATGAGAGAAATGCTAGAGCGTCGTATGAATGATTTTTCCAAAGAATCCGCCCCCGATCTTTGGGTACTCGATGGAGGAGAGACCATTTTAAAACTGGCGAAAAGTCTGCTCTCTCAAAAAGGAGTTCAGGTCGATCTGCTCGCCATCGCTAAAGAGAAGCGTGATGCCAAAGCAAACCGTTCAAAAGGAGCGGCACATGATCTTCTTTACAACCAAAACCAGTCGTTTGAACTCCCTCCTAGCGATAAGCGTTTGCAGTTTATTCAACGCCTTCGGGATGAAGCGCACCGCTTTGCCATTACGTATCATCAAAAGAAAAAACGAGGGCGTGATATGAGTTTAGAACTTCAAACCATTGAAGGGGTAGGTGCAGCAACGATTAAGAAATTACTCCTCTACTTTGGAACCTTTGAAGCCATCTATAATGCGAGTCAAGAAGAGCTAGAGGTCACCGTAGGTAAGAAGCTTGGGGCTAATCTATTTCTGGGCTTAAAAAAGTAG
- the nadB gene encoding L-aspartate oxidase yields MIGTGIAGLSTALALPKSLSVLIVSKDYAWECNTFYAQGGVAVAKDVADIPLHVKDTLSAGAGHCDPEAVNVLCSEGPIAIKRLIDMGFNFDKDEAGNLLYTKEAAHSTNRILHAGGDATGRYIHLFLMQKLPFPILYNTQVTDLLIDEGVCYGARVFHADKIFNLYAKKVIIASGGVGSLYEYHTNARTISADMQGICLSHGIALADMEMMQFHPTAFVLGNSVRKQLLSESLRGEGAMVVDEDGKRFVFEYDPRGELAPRDVVSRAIFRYKQKTGKEVYLDLSAFTKEHFAQRFPSIYFNMTNIGYNVPEQRIPISPAFHYSMGGIKTDLRGNVLHVKDLYAVGECANTGVHGANRLASNSLLEGLVFSARVAEEIKQSIFEPKVQRTFSEVEEVLMRENDKVLKNELRHLMWYYAGILREPKNLEKAKKRVEEMLALSIGKLLRLRLLVSLEIITSALNRKESLGAHYLQQGNDLCES; encoded by the coding sequence ATTATTGGTACAGGCATTGCAGGTTTAAGTACGGCACTCGCACTGCCAAAGTCATTGAGTGTCTTGATTGTTTCTAAAGATTATGCATGGGAATGTAACACATTCTATGCACAAGGGGGTGTTGCCGTTGCCAAAGATGTGGCTGACATACCTTTACATGTAAAAGACACACTCAGTGCTGGGGCAGGACATTGTGACCCGGAGGCAGTTAATGTGCTCTGCTCTGAAGGGCCTATTGCTATCAAACGGTTGATCGATATGGGCTTTAATTTTGATAAAGATGAAGCAGGAAATCTGCTCTACACCAAAGAAGCTGCTCACAGTACGAACCGTATTTTACACGCAGGTGGAGACGCGACGGGGCGTTATATTCACCTTTTTTTAATGCAAAAGCTTCCGTTCCCCATTCTGTATAACACGCAAGTAACTGACCTATTGATTGATGAGGGTGTCTGTTATGGTGCGCGTGTTTTTCATGCCGATAAAATTTTTAATCTTTACGCTAAAAAAGTCATTATTGCCAGTGGTGGTGTGGGGTCTTTGTATGAGTATCATACCAATGCGCGAACGATTAGTGCCGATATGCAAGGTATCTGTTTAAGCCACGGTATTGCACTTGCGGATATGGAAATGATGCAATTTCACCCCACCGCCTTTGTCCTTGGAAACAGTGTTCGCAAACAGCTTTTAAGTGAATCGCTCAGAGGCGAGGGTGCAATGGTTGTGGATGAAGATGGCAAGCGTTTTGTGTTTGAGTATGATCCAAGAGGTGAACTCGCACCCCGTGATGTCGTGAGTCGTGCCATTTTTCGCTATAAACAGAAAACGGGTAAAGAGGTCTATTTGGACTTAAGTGCCTTTACCAAAGAGCATTTTGCACAGCGCTTCCCGAGTATCTATTTTAACATGACCAATATTGGATACAACGTACCTGAGCAGAGAATTCCTATCTCTCCTGCATTTCACTACTCCATGGGCGGCATTAAAACAGACTTACGTGGGAACGTTTTACATGTAAAAGATCTTTATGCCGTTGGAGAGTGTGCAAATACCGGTGTGCATGGTGCGAACAGACTTGCAAGTAACTCATTGCTCGAAGGATTAGTGTTCTCAGCTCGTGTGGCAGAGGAGATCAAACAGAGTATCTTCGAGCCAAAGGTACAGCGTACGTTTAGCGAAGTTGAAGAAGTGCTGATGCGCGAAAATGACAAGGTGCTTAAAAATGAGTTACGCCATTTGATGTGGTATTATGCAGGCATCCTTCGAGAACCAAAAAATTTGGAAAAAGCAAAAAAGAGAGTGGAAGAGATGTTAGCATTGTCCATTGGAAAACTGCTGAGACTCCGACTTTTAGTGTCACTTGAAATTATTACCAGTGCGCTTAATCGAAAAGAATCACTGGGTGCACACTATTTACAACAAGGGAATGACCTATGCGAATCTTAG